The Procambarus clarkii isolate CNS0578487 chromosome 24, FALCON_Pclarkii_2.0, whole genome shotgun sequence genome includes a region encoding these proteins:
- the LOC123761684 gene encoding ankyrin repeat domain-containing protein 49-like, producing the protein MSDNEEAAACGEEEEEEELEEPERPVAWTSGWDEESNDVEADPDPHATPEREILWACENGKQSVVEKILQQHPEAVGATDSDGYTPLHRAAYSDFPEIVKLLLSAGASVSAKTVDGWTALHSACRWNHHDCAVILIDGGSDVNAVTNSGQTPLHVAAVNPQAHETLQLLLMNRIIKPLMTNSNGETAKDLAMRSGPYGHLFEVADPVLNVCEDQE; encoded by the exons ATGAGTGACAACGAGGAAGCGGCGGCGtgtggcgaggaggaggaggaggaggagctagaGGAGCCGGAGAGACCCGTGGCCTGGACGTCTGGCTGGGACGAGGAGAGCAACGACGTGGAGGCCGACCCTGACCCCCacg CAACACCCGAGCGTGAAATCCTGTGGGCCTGTGAGAACGGCAAGCAGAGTGTTGTTGAGAAGATCTTGCAGCAGCATCCTGAAGCTGTAGGTGCAACTGACAGCGATGGGTACACTCCGTTGCATCGGGCTGCATACAGTGATTTCCCAGAGATTGTTAAG CTTCTTCTGAGTGCCGGTGCTTCAGTGTCTGCAAAAACAGTGGATGGCTGGACAGCTCTTCACTCAGCCTGCCGTTGGAATCACCACGATTGTGCCGTGATTTTAATTGACGGTGGGAGTGATGTTAATGCTGTTACCAACAGTGGCCAGACACCTCTTCATGTTGCTGCTGTTAACCCTCAGGCACACGAGACTTTGCAGCTGTTATTGATGAATCGCATTATTAAGCCACTCATGACTAATAGCAATGGCGAGACTGCAAAAGATCTGGCAATGAGGAGTGGACCGTATGGACATTTATTCGAGGTTGCTGATCCTGTCTTGAATGTTTGTGAAGATCAAGAATGA